Proteins from one Microbacterium sp. Root553 genomic window:
- a CDS encoding DUF3097 domain-containing protein, whose amino-acid sequence MDDRYGSDVLASGWRERAAKPVPQVPAELDLVVEVADDGYCGAVTRVQGGNVELEDRLGRRRLFPLGGGFLIDGSPVRLGPPAPKEQGARRTASGSFVVSDQRARIALPSRILVEGKHDAELVEKVWGADLRVEGVVVEFLQGVDLLDELLAAEPPSASRRYGVLVDHLVPGSKESRIADAVARGPHGRHVRIVGHPFVDVWQCVTPRALGIAKWPEIPRGTDWKTGICRAFGWPHETQGDTGRAWQHILSKVHTYRDLEPALLGRVEELIDFVTAPAH is encoded by the coding sequence ATGGACGACAGGTACGGATCGGATGTGCTCGCGTCGGGATGGCGGGAGCGCGCGGCGAAGCCGGTGCCGCAGGTGCCCGCCGAGCTCGATCTCGTCGTGGAGGTGGCCGACGACGGCTACTGCGGCGCGGTCACGCGGGTGCAGGGCGGCAACGTCGAGCTCGAGGACCGACTCGGGCGCAGACGGCTGTTCCCTCTCGGCGGCGGATTCCTGATCGACGGCTCGCCGGTGCGTCTGGGTCCGCCCGCGCCGAAGGAGCAGGGCGCGCGACGAACGGCATCCGGCTCGTTCGTGGTCTCCGACCAGCGCGCCAGGATCGCGCTCCCCAGCCGGATCCTCGTCGAGGGCAAGCACGATGCCGAGCTCGTGGAGAAGGTGTGGGGCGCGGATCTGCGGGTCGAGGGCGTCGTCGTGGAGTTCCTGCAGGGTGTCGACCTGCTCGACGAGCTGCTCGCCGCCGAACCGCCCAGTGCGTCCCGTCGGTACGGCGTGCTCGTCGATCACCTCGTCCCCGGATCCAAGGAGTCGCGCATCGCGGATGCCGTCGCCCGAGGCCCGCACGGCAGGCACGTCCGCATCGTCGGCCACCCCTTCGTCGACGTGTGGCAGTGCGTGACCCCGCGGGCGCTGGGGATCGCCAAGTGGCCGGAGATCCCGCGCGGCACCGATTGGAAGACCGGGATCTGCCGGGCGTTCGGCTGGCCGCACGAGACGCAGGGCGACACCGGGCGGGCCTGGCAGCACATCCTGTCGAAAGTGCACACCTACCGCGACCTCGAGCCCGCGCTGCTCGGCCGGGTCGAGGAGCTCATCGACTTCGTGACCGCTCCCGCGCACTGA
- the trmB gene encoding tRNA (guanosine(46)-N7)-methyltransferase TrmB: protein MVEPRTFRDEPVSFVRRSGRMSDAQERAFEELGPHYLLDVPRDVAWTSVHPEARLDLADEYGRDADLYVEIGSGQGHAIVAAASSRPDDDFLAVEVFRAGLARTMLDADREGARNIRVVEANAPEVLSSYLPESAAAEVWIFFPDPWHKKKHTKRRLVRQGFGDTAARALRDGGLLRLATDWEDYALQMREVLDADPLFERAFDGEWADRFDGRVMTAFERKGIAKGRDIRDLVYRRRSRT from the coding sequence ATGGTCGAACCCCGCACGTTCCGTGACGAACCGGTGTCCTTCGTACGCCGCAGCGGCCGGATGTCCGACGCCCAGGAACGCGCATTCGAGGAGCTCGGGCCGCACTACCTCCTCGACGTACCGCGCGACGTCGCGTGGACATCGGTGCACCCCGAGGCTCGGCTGGACCTCGCAGACGAATACGGGCGTGACGCCGACCTGTACGTGGAGATCGGTTCGGGTCAGGGACACGCGATCGTCGCGGCCGCGTCGTCGCGGCCCGACGACGACTTCCTCGCGGTCGAGGTCTTCCGTGCCGGCCTCGCCCGCACGATGCTCGACGCGGACCGGGAGGGCGCCCGCAACATCCGGGTCGTCGAGGCCAACGCGCCGGAGGTGCTCTCGTCGTACCTGCCCGAGTCCGCGGCGGCCGAGGTGTGGATCTTCTTCCCCGATCCGTGGCACAAGAAGAAGCACACCAAGCGCCGCCTCGTGCGTCAGGGATTCGGCGACACCGCCGCACGCGCGCTCCGGGACGGCGGCCTGTTGCGCCTCGCCACGGACTGGGAGGACTACGCGCTGCAGATGCGCGAGGTGCTCGACGCGGACCCGCTGTTCGAGCGGGCGTTCGACGGCGAGTGGGCCGACCGCTTCGACGGTCGGGTGATGACCGCGTTCGAGCGCAAGGGCATCGCCAAGGGACGGGACATCCGCGACCTCGTGTACCGCCGCCGGTCTCGCACGTGA
- a CDS encoding CPBP family intramembrane glutamic endopeptidase, with protein MTSEQRTQTDWIGAVPALVVCAAAPAFFVAQIVWLGWSLLALGVFGAWLVERRRPGTPDRTVSVGARRETARAIGVARTPSLTRDLSLIALGMLIVSVIPLAAELDNLAMLRFTLALGGAVAVPYAVSRFVYRDRAISFPWRARRRWGRLQWGWLVAVLVLGWLILPFYFISSGVYQNWPVVDTPDLIARLFVGVGAVGIWDELFFICTVFALLRRHFPDALANVLQMIVFVSFLWELGYREWGPLLTIPFALLQGFIFVRTHSLAYVVTVHLLFDAVVFAVLVHAHNPGLLPIFLL; from the coding sequence GTGACCTCCGAGCAGCGCACGCAGACGGACTGGATCGGCGCGGTCCCCGCGCTGGTCGTCTGCGCGGCGGCTCCCGCCTTCTTCGTCGCACAGATCGTCTGGCTCGGCTGGTCGCTGCTCGCGCTCGGCGTCTTCGGCGCCTGGCTCGTCGAGCGCCGCAGGCCCGGGACCCCGGACCGGACCGTGAGCGTCGGCGCGCGGCGGGAGACCGCCCGCGCGATCGGCGTCGCCCGCACTCCCTCCCTCACCCGGGACCTCTCGCTGATCGCGCTGGGCATGCTGATCGTGAGCGTGATCCCGCTCGCCGCCGAGCTCGACAACCTCGCCATGCTGCGCTTCACGCTCGCACTCGGCGGTGCGGTGGCGGTTCCCTACGCGGTGTCGCGCTTCGTCTACCGCGACAGGGCGATCAGCTTCCCCTGGCGCGCGCGTCGCCGGTGGGGTCGGCTGCAGTGGGGGTGGCTGGTCGCCGTGCTGGTGCTGGGGTGGCTGATCCTGCCGTTCTACTTCATCAGCAGCGGCGTGTACCAGAACTGGCCGGTCGTCGACACGCCCGACCTCATCGCGCGCCTGTTCGTCGGTGTCGGTGCCGTGGGGATCTGGGATGAGCTCTTCTTCATCTGCACGGTGTTCGCACTGCTGCGGCGGCATTTCCCCGATGCTCTCGCGAACGTGCTGCAGATGATCGTCTTCGTGTCGTTCCTGTGGGAGCTCGGGTACCGCGAGTGGGGGCCGCTGCTGACGATCCCGTTCGCCCTGCTGCAGGGCTTCATCTTCGTGCGCACGCACTCGCTCGCCTACGTGGTGACGGTGCATCTGCTCTTCGACGCGGTCGTCTTCGCCGTGCTGGTGCACGCCCACAACCCCGGGCTGCTGCCGATCTTCCTGCTCTAG
- a CDS encoding DUF1304 domain-containing protein, which produces MLIVGLVFAAAAAAFHVFIFALESLRWTEPETRKIFGVASEADAQTTKSLAFNQGFYNLFLALAALLGVGFVILGLTTVGLTLVFAGTGMMLAAALVLILSDRTKARAAIMQGTLPLLAVIITAIAVSIG; this is translated from the coding sequence ATGCTCATCGTCGGACTCGTCTTCGCTGCGGCCGCTGCCGCGTTCCACGTCTTCATCTTCGCGCTCGAGTCGCTGCGGTGGACGGAGCCCGAGACGAGGAAGATCTTCGGCGTCGCCAGCGAGGCGGACGCGCAGACGACGAAGTCGCTGGCCTTCAACCAGGGCTTCTACAACCTGTTCCTGGCACTCGCCGCGCTGCTCGGTGTGGGCTTCGTGATCCTCGGCCTCACCACGGTCGGTCTCACGCTCGTGTTCGCCGGCACCGGGATGATGCTGGCCGCGGCTCTCGTGCTCATCCTCTCTGACCGCACGAAGGCGCGCGCGGCGATCATGCAGGGAACCCTCCCGCTGCTCGCCGTGATCATCACCGCGATCGCCGTGTCGATCGGCTGA
- a CDS encoding RidA family protein: MEITLAQPAGLVVSPAFSHVAVIPPQATTILIGGQNGVDETGTLVSTDAAEQSLRAVQNARTALESAGAGLDDVVSWTIYIHQDADLRAAYGAVASMLARDGAPPLVSAALVAGLGVPGALIEVSAVAAVIRE, translated from the coding sequence ATGGAGATCACACTCGCACAGCCGGCAGGACTCGTCGTGAGTCCTGCCTTCAGTCATGTCGCCGTCATTCCTCCCCAAGCCACGACGATCCTCATCGGCGGCCAGAACGGCGTCGACGAAACGGGAACGCTCGTCTCGACGGATGCCGCCGAGCAGTCACTCCGCGCCGTCCAGAACGCTCGCACCGCTCTGGAGTCCGCGGGCGCCGGACTCGACGATGTCGTCAGCTGGACGATCTACATCCATCAGGATGCCGACCTCCGTGCCGCCTACGGCGCCGTCGCCTCGATGCTCGCACGCGACGGCGCCCCTCCCCTGGTCTCCGCCGCGCTCGTCGCGGGACTCGGCGTGCCGGGGGCGCTGATCGAGGTGAGCGCCGTCGCCGCCGTCATCCGCGAGTGA
- a CDS encoding zinc-binding dehydrogenase, whose amino-acid sequence MRTLTHRTFGEPEDVLEVTERPTPEPGPGQVRLRVVLSPIHNHDLWTIRGTYGFKPELPAASGTEALGVVDALGEGVENLTVGQRVATGGTFGAWSEFIVADAAGLIPVPESLEDESAAQLVSMPFSTISLLQFLGAEKGDWIVQNAANGAVGRMLAQLGAARGINVIGLVRRTAGVDELREQGIENVVATDQDDWREQVTRLTDGAHVAFGVDSVGGSSAGDVLSLLGEGGTLVAFGAMNSPVMEIRSGDVIFKQATVKGFWGSKVIQTMDAATRGALFGELIQRVTEGTLTLPVAGVFDAADAADAVRASNTAGRVGKVLFKF is encoded by the coding sequence ATGCGCACACTCACGCACCGCACATTCGGCGAGCCCGAAGACGTCCTCGAGGTCACCGAGCGCCCGACGCCGGAGCCCGGCCCCGGCCAGGTCCGCCTTCGCGTCGTCCTCTCACCGATCCACAACCACGACCTGTGGACGATCCGCGGCACCTACGGATTCAAGCCCGAGCTCCCCGCCGCATCCGGCACCGAGGCGCTCGGCGTCGTCGATGCACTCGGTGAGGGAGTGGAGAACCTGACCGTCGGACAGCGCGTCGCCACCGGCGGCACGTTCGGCGCCTGGTCGGAGTTCATCGTCGCCGACGCGGCGGGCCTCATTCCGGTTCCCGAGTCCCTCGAGGACGAGAGCGCCGCACAGCTGGTCTCGATGCCGTTCAGCACGATCAGCCTGCTGCAGTTCCTCGGCGCCGAGAAGGGCGACTGGATCGTTCAGAACGCGGCGAACGGCGCCGTCGGACGCATGCTCGCCCAGCTCGGGGCCGCACGCGGCATCAACGTCATCGGCCTGGTGCGACGCACCGCCGGCGTCGACGAGCTTCGCGAGCAGGGCATCGAGAACGTCGTCGCCACCGATCAGGACGACTGGCGCGAGCAGGTCACGCGCCTCACCGACGGCGCGCACGTCGCGTTCGGCGTCGACTCCGTCGGCGGATCCTCCGCAGGCGATGTGCTCTCCCTGCTCGGAGAGGGCGGCACCCTGGTGGCGTTCGGTGCGATGAACTCGCCCGTCATGGAGATCCGCTCCGGCGATGTGATCTTCAAGCAGGCCACGGTCAAGGGCTTCTGGGGCAGCAAGGTCATCCAGACCATGGACGCCGCCACCCGCGGCGCCCTCTTCGGCGAGCTGATCCAGCGCGTCACCGAAGGCACGCTCACGCTCCCTGTGGCCGGCGTCTTCGACGCTGCGGATGCCGCAGACGCCGTGCGCGCGAGCAACACGGCCGGACGCGTCGGCAAGGTGCTCTTCAAGTTCTGA
- a CDS encoding organic hydroperoxide resistance protein has protein sequence MDALYTAEALATGAGRDGRVATGDGRLELNLAIPKEMGGSGDGANPEQLFAAGYAACFHSALQSVARAQKIKITDSSVGARVQIGSNGEGGFGLAVQLEVVIPDLPHDQAQALADAAHQVCPYSNATRGNIDVAITVADD, from the coding sequence ATGGACGCTCTCTACACCGCCGAAGCACTCGCCACCGGAGCAGGACGCGACGGACGTGTCGCCACGGGCGACGGACGCCTCGAGCTGAACCTCGCCATCCCCAAGGAGATGGGCGGCAGCGGCGACGGCGCGAACCCCGAGCAGCTCTTCGCCGCCGGCTACGCGGCATGCTTCCACTCCGCGCTGCAGAGCGTCGCCCGCGCGCAGAAGATCAAGATCACCGACTCGTCCGTCGGAGCGCGCGTGCAGATCGGCTCGAACGGCGAGGGCGGATTCGGCCTCGCCGTGCAGCTCGAGGTCGTCATCCCCGACCTCCCCCACGACCAGGCTCAGGCCCTCGCCGACGCCGCGCACCAGGTGTGCCCGTACTCCAACGCGACCCGCGGCAACATCGACGTGGCGATCACCGTGGCCGACGACTGA
- a CDS encoding MarR family winged helix-turn-helix transcriptional regulator — protein MAVTDEMVCFSLYSAARATTQAYRTLLAPWGLTYPQYLVLAILWMEGEQTIGSLGDAMQLDSGTLSPLVRRLEQAGYVSKSRSATDERVVTVGLTEAGTALRSEVAPVHSAVAALAGMQDDDQRHRLIAELQELTARLQKTP, from the coding sequence ATGGCCGTGACCGATGAGATGGTGTGCTTCTCGCTCTACTCCGCCGCCCGTGCGACGACGCAGGCGTACCGCACCCTGCTCGCTCCCTGGGGCCTGACGTACCCGCAGTACCTCGTGCTCGCAATCCTCTGGATGGAGGGCGAGCAGACGATCGGGTCGCTCGGCGACGCCATGCAGCTCGACTCCGGCACGCTCTCCCCCCTCGTGCGCCGCCTGGAGCAGGCAGGCTACGTCTCCAAGTCGCGCAGCGCCACCGACGAGCGCGTCGTCACCGTCGGCCTCACCGAGGCGGGCACCGCTCTGCGATCCGAGGTCGCGCCCGTGCACTCCGCCGTCGCCGCACTCGCCGGCATGCAGGACGACGATCAGCGCCACCGCCTCATCGCCGAGCTCCAGGAGCTCACGGCCCGACTGCAGAAGACCCCGTAG
- a CDS encoding DHA2 family efflux MFS transporter permease subunit — translation MERYSRLRWAGLVFISIAVSLIIVDSTIVNVAIPAIVDDLGITSTEVQWVQEAYTLVFAALLLVFGSLADRFGRRRMMLIGVVVFAASSVLAALAPDGGMLILARLAQGVGGSMILPTTLSIINATFRGRERGIAFAVWGSTIGGMAAVGPLLGGWLTTAFSWRWAFGINIPLGIIIVIGVLATVAESRSDRTSRIDIVGAILSVLTMGSLVFGLIEGRTYGWWLVDQRPQIGDWTWPLDLSPIPFAFALALVSLVAFILWGVHRERRGRPTLLALRLFAIPSFRNGNIAATVVSLGEFGIILALPLWLQFVLGFDALQTGLLLLALAGGSFVASGAAGAASGKIAPVWVVRVGLLAEIVGVAGVGFVIAPDASWVPLIPFLFVYGLGVGLATAQLTGVVLADVPVADSGAASGTQSTSRQLGAALGVAVLGTVLFTSTAGILDSSLEARGVPADQRDQLVSSVVDSAGAAISGLEAQPDTAAIADDAKAAFSDGTRFAAWTAAGFLALGLLSTISLGSGVRSKGDDEADAEARPTDADAETDPSR, via the coding sequence ATGGAACGATACTCACGGCTGCGCTGGGCGGGCCTGGTCTTCATCAGCATCGCGGTCTCGCTGATCATCGTCGACTCGACGATCGTCAACGTCGCGATCCCTGCGATCGTCGACGATCTCGGCATCACGTCCACCGAGGTGCAGTGGGTGCAGGAGGCCTACACGCTGGTGTTCGCCGCGCTGCTGCTCGTGTTCGGGAGTCTCGCCGATCGGTTCGGCCGGCGACGCATGATGCTCATCGGAGTCGTCGTCTTCGCCGCGTCGTCGGTGCTGGCGGCCCTCGCGCCGGATGGGGGAATGCTGATCCTCGCTCGCCTGGCGCAGGGAGTGGGAGGCTCGATGATCCTGCCGACGACGCTGTCGATCATCAACGCCACCTTCCGCGGCCGTGAGCGCGGCATCGCCTTCGCCGTCTGGGGATCGACGATCGGCGGAATGGCCGCCGTCGGGCCGCTCCTCGGCGGATGGCTCACGACCGCGTTCTCGTGGCGCTGGGCCTTCGGCATCAACATCCCGCTCGGCATCATCATCGTGATCGGTGTGCTGGCGACCGTCGCCGAATCCCGCAGTGATCGGACGTCGCGGATCGACATCGTCGGAGCGATCCTGTCGGTGCTCACGATGGGGAGCCTCGTGTTCGGGCTCATCGAGGGACGTACCTACGGCTGGTGGCTCGTCGACCAGCGTCCGCAGATCGGTGACTGGACCTGGCCGCTCGATCTGTCGCCGATCCCGTTCGCGTTCGCGCTCGCTCTGGTCTCTCTCGTCGCGTTCATTCTTTGGGGCGTGCACCGCGAGCGTCGCGGCAGGCCGACCCTCCTGGCCCTGCGTCTGTTCGCGATCCCGTCGTTCCGCAACGGCAACATCGCGGCCACGGTGGTCTCGCTGGGGGAGTTCGGGATCATCCTCGCGCTGCCGCTGTGGCTGCAGTTCGTGCTGGGCTTCGATGCCCTGCAGACGGGGCTGCTGCTGCTGGCGCTCGCCGGCGGATCTTTCGTCGCCAGCGGTGCGGCCGGTGCCGCGAGCGGCAAGATCGCGCCCGTGTGGGTCGTCCGCGTGGGGCTGCTCGCCGAGATCGTCGGAGTGGCGGGCGTCGGCTTCGTGATCGCACCGGATGCGTCGTGGGTGCCGCTCATCCCGTTCCTCTTCGTCTACGGACTCGGCGTGGGGCTCGCGACGGCCCAGTTGACCGGTGTCGTCCTCGCCGATGTCCCGGTGGCGGACAGCGGTGCCGCATCGGGCACGCAGTCGACGTCTCGGCAGCTCGGTGCCGCTCTCGGCGTCGCGGTTCTGGGCACCGTGCTCTTCACCAGCACGGCCGGGATCCTCGATTCCTCGCTCGAGGCCAGGGGAGTGCCCGCCGATCAGCGCGATCAGCTCGTGTCGTCGGTCGTCGACAGCGCCGGTGCCGCGATCAGCGGACTCGAGGCGCAGCCCGACACCGCGGCCATCGCGGACGACGCCAAGGCCGCTTTCTCGGACGGAACGCGTTTCGCGGCGTGGACGGCAGCAGGCTTCCTCGCGCTCGGACTGCTCTCGACGATCTCCCTCGGGTCTGGGGTGCGGAGTAAGGGCGACGACGAGGCCGACGCGGAAGCTCGGCCGACGGATGCGGACGCGGAGACCGACCCCTCGCGGTGA
- a CDS encoding heavy-metal-associated domain-containing protein, with the protein MIERIELGLKDAHAGCSCGAAHGGGAVDTGAASAVTQEVLVEGMTCSHCISSVTEELSSLDGVDSVAVDLNAGGTSRVIIDSRIPIDADVIKAAVEEAGYALSVQS; encoded by the coding sequence ATGATCGAACGCATCGAACTCGGCCTGAAGGACGCCCACGCCGGATGCTCGTGCGGCGCCGCACACGGAGGTGGAGCCGTCGACACGGGCGCGGCATCCGCGGTCACCCAGGAAGTCTTGGTCGAGGGAATGACCTGCTCGCACTGCATCTCCAGCGTGACCGAGGAGCTCAGCTCTCTCGACGGCGTGGACAGTGTGGCGGTCGACCTGAACGCGGGCGGCACGTCGCGCGTGATCATCGACAGCCGCATCCCCATCGATGCAGACGTCATCAAGGCCGCGGTCGAAGAAGCGGGCTACGCCCTGTCCGTCCAGAGCTGA
- a CDS encoding heavy metal translocating P-type ATPase encodes MSPHDHTAEPHHASRTAETPEHDHHAHDGHHDHSPSGSAGGHSGHEHNGHGHGGHVAQFRRLFWIMLVLAVPVVGFSAMFSMLLGYALPDGAWVGWVSPVLGTVMYVWGGTPFLTGAVGELRARKPGMMLLIALAITVAFLASWGAAVGLLHHELDFWWELALLVVIMLLGHWIEMRSLAQTTSALDSLAALLPDAAEKVDGEGTITIAPADLQVGDVVVVRPGGRVAADGRIVQGSASMDESMITGESRPVRRSGGDRVVAGTVATDSGLRVEVTAVGQDTVLAGIQKLVAEAQSSSSRAQRLADRAAGWLFWFALGAGAITAVVWTLLGQPDQAVIRTITVLVIACPHALGLAIPLVVSIATERAARGGVLVKDRLALESMRTVDTVLFDKTGTLTMGTPAVTAIEPSGDLSPDDLLALAAAAEVDSEHPLARAIVAAAKEKNLTIPGSRDFESTPAVGVRAQVDGRTVQVGGPHLLEQERVSELRVSEQWRREGAIILHVLVDGAVAGALSLADEIRPESRDAIRALHERDVQVVMITGDAEAVAASVAAELGIDRFFAGVRPEDKASTVKELQSEGRKVAMVGDGVNDAPALAQADVGLAIGAGTDVAIASAGVILASDDPRSVLSVIELSRSSYRKMTQNLWWAAGYNLLSVPLAAGILAPIGFVLPMSVGAVLMSLSTIVVALNAQLLRRVDLAPNAVVAD; translated from the coding sequence ATGAGCCCGCACGACCACACAGCGGAGCCGCACCACGCGTCGCGCACCGCCGAGACGCCCGAGCACGACCACCACGCTCATGACGGCCACCACGATCACTCCCCGAGCGGCTCGGCTGGCGGGCACAGCGGGCATGAGCACAACGGGCACGGGCACGGCGGCCACGTCGCGCAGTTCCGGCGTCTGTTCTGGATCATGCTCGTGCTCGCCGTTCCGGTGGTCGGCTTCTCCGCGATGTTCTCGATGCTGCTCGGATACGCGCTGCCGGACGGGGCATGGGTGGGGTGGGTGTCACCGGTCCTCGGGACCGTCATGTACGTCTGGGGCGGGACACCGTTCCTCACCGGTGCCGTGGGCGAGCTGCGGGCACGCAAGCCCGGGATGATGCTGCTGATCGCGCTGGCCATCACCGTGGCGTTCCTCGCATCCTGGGGAGCGGCCGTCGGATTGCTGCATCATGAGCTGGACTTCTGGTGGGAGCTGGCGCTCCTCGTCGTCATCATGCTGCTCGGCCACTGGATCGAGATGCGATCCCTCGCGCAGACGACGTCTGCGTTGGACTCGCTCGCGGCTCTGCTGCCGGACGCGGCGGAGAAGGTCGACGGCGAGGGGACGATCACGATCGCTCCGGCCGATCTGCAGGTCGGCGACGTGGTCGTGGTCCGTCCGGGCGGTCGGGTTGCCGCTGACGGCCGCATCGTGCAGGGGTCGGCGAGCATGGACGAGTCGATGATCACCGGGGAGTCGCGTCCGGTGCGTCGTTCCGGCGGCGACCGGGTCGTCGCCGGAACCGTCGCCACCGATTCCGGGCTTCGGGTGGAGGTCACTGCCGTGGGGCAGGACACCGTTCTGGCGGGTATCCAGAAGCTCGTCGCGGAGGCGCAGAGCTCGTCGTCGCGCGCGCAGCGTCTCGCTGACCGGGCCGCCGGCTGGCTGTTCTGGTTCGCGCTCGGCGCCGGAGCGATCACCGCCGTCGTGTGGACCCTGCTCGGACAGCCGGATCAGGCGGTGATCCGCACCATCACGGTGCTCGTCATCGCCTGCCCGCACGCGTTGGGCCTCGCCATTCCTCTGGTCGTGTCTATCGCGACGGAGCGCGCCGCCCGCGGCGGTGTCCTGGTGAAGGATCGCCTCGCGCTGGAGAGCATGCGCACCGTCGACACCGTGCTGTTCGACAAGACCGGGACGCTCACCATGGGCACCCCCGCGGTCACCGCCATCGAGCCCAGCGGCGACCTGTCTCCGGACGATCTCCTGGCTCTCGCGGCCGCGGCGGAGGTGGATTCCGAACACCCTCTGGCGCGCGCGATCGTTGCCGCCGCGAAGGAGAAGAACCTCACCATCCCGGGTTCGCGGGATTTCGAGTCCACGCCGGCCGTCGGCGTGCGCGCACAGGTGGACGGACGCACGGTGCAGGTGGGTGGCCCGCACCTGCTCGAGCAGGAGCGCGTCTCCGAGTTGAGGGTGTCTGAACAGTGGCGGCGGGAGGGGGCGATCATCCTGCATGTCCTCGTCGACGGCGCGGTCGCGGGTGCTCTCTCGCTGGCGGATGAGATCCGTCCGGAGTCTCGAGACGCCATCCGCGCGTTGCACGAGCGGGATGTGCAGGTGGTCATGATCACGGGCGACGCCGAGGCTGTCGCCGCGTCCGTCGCCGCGGAGCTCGGAATCGACCGGTTCTTCGCCGGAGTCCGGCCGGAGGACAAGGCGTCGACGGTGAAGGAGCTGCAATCCGAGGGGCGCAAGGTCGCCATGGTCGGGGACGGCGTCAACGACGCTCCCGCGCTGGCCCAAGCGGATGTCGGACTCGCCATCGGCGCAGGAACCGATGTCGCCATCGCGTCGGCCGGAGTCATCCTCGCCAGCGACGACCCGCGGTCGGTGCTGTCGGTCATCGAGCTGTCCCGGTCCAGCTACCGGAAGATGACGCAGAACCTCTGGTGGGCGGCCGGCTACAACCTCCTCTCCGTCCCGCTCGCCGCCGGAATCCTCGCGCCCATCGGATTCGTGCTGCCGATGTCGGTCGGAGCGGTGCTGATGTCGCTGTCGACCATCGTCGTGGCCCTGAACGCCCAACTGCTGCGCCGAGTGGACCTCGCCCCGAACGCTGTCGTCGCCGACTAG
- a CDS encoding SGNH/GDSL hydrolase family protein, which translates to MKAASTRHRLPLAGLVIAVILAVAAVALGVWRPWVSVPSTPPAGAAAGGESVTVAPVPLLLPEHPTVLVFGDSWTYGSAATEPTLGYAYVLAGLLDGETIVDGVRGSGYLKPGIDGPAFGERIAALDPTLTPDLVILQGSINDRAQGAAGYREAVTAAWDAMAAKYPEATIVVLGPAPHELPVGTETARIDTDLGDLAAARGWWYISPIAQNWITAQNYLSVIDVEVGRKHPSTDGHHYLAEKLAAALAELGDAPVTEAGGSETTPEQ; encoded by the coding sequence ATGAAGGCCGCCTCCACCCGTCACCGTCTGCCCCTCGCGGGCCTCGTCATCGCGGTGATCCTGGCGGTGGCCGCCGTGGCGCTCGGGGTCTGGCGCCCCTGGGTCTCGGTGCCCTCGACACCTCCCGCGGGAGCTGCCGCCGGCGGTGAGTCGGTGACCGTCGCACCCGTCCCGCTGCTGCTGCCCGAGCACCCGACCGTGCTCGTCTTCGGCGACTCGTGGACCTACGGGTCCGCCGCGACCGAGCCCACCCTCGGCTACGCCTACGTGCTCGCCGGACTGCTCGACGGCGAGACGATCGTCGACGGCGTCCGCGGCAGCGGGTACCTCAAGCCGGGGATCGACGGCCCCGCCTTCGGCGAGCGGATCGCCGCGCTCGATCCGACCCTCACTCCCGACCTCGTCATCCTGCAGGGATCCATCAACGACCGCGCTCAGGGCGCGGCGGGGTATCGCGAGGCCGTGACCGCCGCGTGGGACGCGATGGCGGCGAAGTACCCGGAAGCGACGATCGTCGTCCTCGGCCCCGCGCCGCACGAACTGCCCGTCGGCACCGAGACGGCGCGGATCGACACCGACCTCGGCGATCTCGCCGCGGCCCGCGGCTGGTGGTACATCTCCCCCATCGCGCAGAACTGGATCACCGCGCAGAACTACCTGTCGGTCATCGACGTGGAGGTCGGGCGCAAGCATCCCTCCACCGACGGCCACCACTACCTGGCCGAGAAGCTCGCCGCGGCTCTCGCCGAACTGGGCGACGCGCCGGTGACGGAGGCCGGTGGGTCGGAGACCACTCCCGAGCAGTGA